DNA from Actinomycetota bacterium:
ACCGAGGACTACTGGGGCAATGTGAACCCGATTGGCCCGCGCGCCTGTTATGACGAAGGCAAGCGAGCTGCTGAGACCCTCTTCTTCGACTATCACCGCCAGCACAATCTGCGCATCAAGGTGGTGCGACTGTTCAACACCTACGGGCCACGCATGCATCCGCATGATGGTCGGGTGGTGTCCAACTTCGTCGTAAGCGCGCTCAGTGGTGAGCCCATCACCATCTACGGCGAAGGCCAGCAGACTCGTTCCTTCTGCTACATCGATGATCTTGTCGACGGGCTCGTCGCAATGATGCAGTCGGCTGACGACGTCGTTGGCCCGATCAACCTCGGCAACCCCGGTGAGTTCACCATCGCGCAACTTGCCGAACTTGTCATCGAGCAGACCGGATCCGCATCGGAGTTGGCCTATCTGCCGCTGCCGCAGGACGATCCTGTGCGACGCCAGCCCGACATCACGCGTGCTGGTGAGGTGCTTGGCTGGAGCCCGACCATTGCGCTTTCGGACGGACTGGCCCGCACCATCGACTACTTCCGACTGACTCTGGGCTAGTGCTTGCACTCTGACGGATGGCGGCGCGGATGATCGTGATGGTTGAGCAGGGCAGGCTCGGTAATCAGATCTTTCAGTACCTGGCTCTGCGTTCTGTCGCCCGCCCGCACGAGAAGGTCCGTTTGATGGGTTTCGACCAGCTTCGTGCGACCTTCGATGGTCTGGACGCCCGATTCACCGCTATCGATGGCAGCGTCTTGCGGCACCTTCGTTCCATTGACTACGCCCGCCTTCGCCGGGTCAGTTCGTTGATCCCTGGGTTTGACCTCGTCGAGGAAACCACCGATGGCAAGGCGCTTGCACCGAACGCTCGCATGCGAGTCTGTACCCCGGCGTGGTTCCAGTCGCCTACGGCCCTGAACAGCCCGGCACTGGCGCAGATGAGCCTGAAGCCGGAGTTGCTTGATCAGGCGAGGTCGGCGATCAGCGGTCGCACCGACTGCGCATTCATCCACGTCCGCGCTGGTGACTACCGCACATGGCCTTCTCCGGACGCCCCGGCGATCCTGTCGCCCCAGTGGTATCGGACCCAGCTGGATGAGCTCCGCCGCGCTGGTCGGCTCCATGCATTCGTCGTCGGTGACGAGCCGGAGTATGTCGACGAGATCGCTGCAGTACTGCCTGACTCCACGGTCATCCGCACGGATGAACGAGTCGAGTTCGCGCTCCTCACCCAATGTCGTGCGGGCGTCCTGTCCGCGAGCACCTTCGCGTACTGGGGGGCGTACTTCGCACACCGACGTGCGGGAGGCCACTTCATCGCTCCGCAGTACTGGGCTGGCCATGCATCGCAGGCGTGGTTTCCGCCTGGGATTGAATCACCGTTTCTGGACTACCGGCCGACCTTCTAGGCCAGCGGTCCGCCTGATCGGCGCACTCGCCGCCAGCCGTGCGTGGCCAGGGTACGAAGTTCGCGACCGTGCTGTGTGAGCTTTGGTGCGACTAGGCCGATGGCCGGACCTCGATTGCCCATCGCGACGGCTGCTTCATGTCCGAAGGAG
Protein-coding regions in this window:
- a CDS encoding alpha-1,2-fucosyltransferase produces the protein MIVMVEQGRLGNQIFQYLALRSVARPHEKVRLMGFDQLRATFDGLDARFTAIDGSVLRHLRSIDYARLRRVSSLIPGFDLVEETTDGKALAPNARMRVCTPAWFQSPTALNSPALAQMSLKPELLDQARSAISGRTDCAFIHVRAGDYRTWPSPDAPAILSPQWYRTQLDELRRAGRLHAFVVGDEPEYVDEIAAVLPDSTVIRTDERVEFALLTQCRAGVLSASTFAYWGAYFAHRRAGGHFIAPQYWAGHASQAWFPPGIESPFLDYRPTF
- a CDS encoding SDR family oxidoreductase — its product is MTISRGRALVTGGAGFIGSHLCERLLDDGYEVLCVDNYYSSTKDNIAHLLDNPRFEVMRHDVTFPLYVEVDEIYHLACPASPIHYQRDPVQTTKTAVHGSINMLGLAKRTGAKILLTSTSEVYGDPLVHPQTEDYWGNVNPIGPRACYDEGKRAAETLFFDYHRQHNLRIKVVRLFNTYGPRMHPHDGRVVSNFVVSALSGEPITIYGEGQQTRSFCYIDDLVDGLVAMMQSADDVVGPINLGNPGEFTIAQLAELVIEQTGSASELAYLPLPQDDPVRRQPDITRAGEVLGWSPTIALSDGLARTIDYFRLTLG